A stretch of the Mesorhizobium huakuii genome encodes the following:
- a CDS encoding helix-turn-helix domain-containing protein, with the protein MDSLITAAALALAAGDPLGALDRVALREDAPALALRGIAMAQLGDFDRAKLLLRRAARAFSPKEAVARARCVVAEAEIALVSRDLGWPAKALDAARTTLEKHGDRLNAAHAGHLKVRRLLLIGRLDEAEHVLAGLDPTPLPPAARAAHELAVAGIAMRRLRTRPARAALEWARNAARQAGIPGLMAEVATASLALETPAARLITHGTERPLLLEEVEALQASTALVVDAFRYAVRAGDRTVSLASRPVLFSLARALAEAWPGDVSREELVARAFGGKHADESHRARLRVEIGRLRVELAALADISATKRGFTLAPRQARAVMVLARPIEERHAAVLALLADGEAWSSSALALALGTGQRSVQRALEPLAEAGKVQSFGHGRARRWMTPPVAGFTTTLLLPAPLPSS; encoded by the coding sequence CACGGCGGCAGCGCTGGCGCTGGCGGCGGGCGATCCGCTCGGCGCGCTCGACCGCGTCGCGCTCCGCGAAGATGCGCCGGCGCTGGCGCTGCGCGGCATCGCCATGGCGCAGCTCGGCGATTTCGATCGCGCCAAGCTGCTCTTGCGCCGGGCGGCCCGCGCGTTCAGCCCGAAAGAGGCCGTCGCGCGCGCCAGATGCGTCGTCGCCGAGGCCGAGATCGCGCTGGTCTCGCGTGATCTGGGCTGGCCGGCCAAGGCGCTCGACGCGGCACGCACCACGCTGGAAAAGCATGGCGACCGGCTGAACGCGGCGCATGCCGGCCACCTCAAGGTGCGGCGCCTGCTGCTGATCGGCCGGCTCGACGAGGCCGAGCATGTGCTGGCCGGGCTCGACCCGACGCCGCTGCCGCCGGCCGCGCGGGCCGCACATGAACTCGCCGTCGCCGGCATCGCCATGCGGCGTCTGCGGACCCGGCCGGCGCGCGCGGCGCTGGAATGGGCACGCAACGCCGCCCGCCAGGCCGGCATTCCCGGCCTGATGGCGGAGGTCGCCACCGCATCGCTGGCGCTGGAAACGCCGGCGGCGCGGCTGATCACCCACGGTACGGAGCGACCGCTGCTGCTCGAAGAGGTCGAGGCGCTGCAGGCATCGACGGCACTGGTCGTCGATGCTTTTCGCTATGCCGTGCGCGCCGGGGACAGGACGGTCTCGCTGGCGAGCCGGCCGGTGCTGTTTTCGCTGGCGCGTGCGCTCGCTGAAGCCTGGCCCGGGGATGTCTCGCGCGAGGAGCTCGTGGCGCGGGCCTTTGGCGGCAAGCATGCCGATGAATCGCACCGCGCCCGGCTGCGCGTCGAGATCGGCCGGCTGCGCGTCGAGCTTGCCGCGCTGGCCGACATCAGCGCCACCAAGCGCGGCTTCACGCTGGCGCCGCGCCAGGCGCGCGCGGTGATGGTGCTGGCGCGGCCGATCGAGGAACGCCACGCGGCGGTGCTGGCCTTGCTCGCCGACGGCGAAGCCTGGTCGAGCTCGGCGCTGGCGCTGGCGCTCGGAACCGGCCAGCGCAGCGTGCAGCGGGCGCTCGAGCCGCTCGCCGAGGCCGGCAAGGTGCAGTCTTTCGGCCACGGCCGGGCGCGCCGCTGGATGACGCCGCCAGTGGCCGGATTCACGACCACCTTGTTACTCCCGGCGCCGCTGCCAAGCAGTTAG